From one Lolium rigidum isolate FL_2022 chromosome 4, APGP_CSIRO_Lrig_0.1, whole genome shotgun sequence genomic stretch:
- the LOC124648158 gene encoding UDP-glycosyltransferase 73C4-like: protein MARYRRPPLIPSMAIESAAPPKKLRVLFIPFFATSHIEPFTHFAIRLAAAATPDVAVEATVAVTPANVSIVQSLLDRHYGSAHNAAADEGAIPVRIATYPFPAVEGLPRGVENLGQAAPADSWRIDVAAFSDALTRPAQEALVRAQCPDALVTDVHFAWNVGIAGDLGVPCVTFKVTGAFSSIAMRHLALLADVANADPDVAVVPRFPGPPVRIPRTELPEFLRKKQEVDYSKTNTFYAAQAACFGVAANTLPDLERPYCDVHIGGGHVKRAYFIGPVSLRPPPAATGRGESESSQRCIGWLDSKPDRSVVYLCFGSFAPVSDAQLQELALGLEASGESFLWVLRSETWTAPVGWEERVADRGMLVTAWAPQTAILGHRAVGAFVTHCGWNSVLETVAAGVPVLTWPMVFEQFITERLLTDVLGIGERLWPHGAGGVRSTRYVENELVPAGDVARALTAFMLPGGSGDAARNRVTDLAAKVHAATAEGGSSHRDLRRLVDDLVEATCAAAAAVTKSVQD from the coding sequence CAAGAAGCTGCGTGTCCTGTTCATCCCCTTCTTCGCGACCAGCCACATCGAGCCCTTCACCCACTTCGCCATTCGCCTCGCCGCGGCAGCTACCCCCGACGTCGCCGTGGAGGCAACAGTCGCGGTCACGCCGGCGAACGTCTCGATCGTGCAGTCCTTGCTCGACCGACACTACGGCAGCGCGCACAATGCAGCAGCAGACGAGGGCGCCATCCCCGTCAGGATCGCGACGTATCCGTTCCCGGCCGTGGAGGGCCTCCCGAGGGGCGTCGAGAACcttggccaggccgcgccggccgacTCGTGGCGCATCGACGTCGCCGCCTTCAGCGACGCCCTCACGCGCCCCGCGCAGGAGGCCCTGGTCAGGGCGCAGTGCCCCGACGCGCTCGTCACCGACGTGCACTTCGCGTGGAACGTCGGGATCGCCGGCGACCTCGGCGTGCCGTGCGTCACGTTCAAGGTCACCGGCGCCTTCTCGTCGATCGCCATGCGCCACCTCGCGCTCCTGGCGGACGTCGCGAACGCCGACCCCGACGTCGCCGTGGTCCCTCGGTTCCCGGGCCCTCCCGTACGGATCCCGAGGACCGAGCTGCCTGAGTTCCTCAGGAAGAAGCAGGAGGTCGACTACTCCAAGACCAACACCTTCTACGCGGCGCAGGCCGCCTGCTTCGGCGTCGCCGCCAACACGCTGCCGGACCTGGAGCGGCCGTACTGCGACGTGCACATCGGCGGAGGCCACGTGAAGCGCGCCTACTTCATAGGCCCAGTCTCGCtgcgaccgccaccggcggcgaccGGCCGCGGCGAGTCCGAGTCGTCGCAGCGCTGCATCGGTTGGCTCGACTCGAAGCCTGACCGCTCGGTGGTGTACCTGTGCTTCGGCAGCTTCGCCCCCGTGTCGGACGCGCAGCTGCAGGAGCTCGCGCTCGGGCTGGAGGCGTCTGGGGAGTCGTTCCTGTGGGTGCTGAGGTCGGAGACGTGGACTgctccggtggggtgggaggAGCGCGTCGCGGACAGGGGGATGCTCGTCACGGCCTGGGCGCCACAGACGGCCATACTGGGCCACCGCGCGGTGGGCGCCTTCGTCACGCACTGCGGCTGGAACTCGGTGCTGGAGACGGTGGCCGCCGGCGTGCCGGTGCTGACGTGGCCCATGGTGTTCGAGCAGTTCATCACCGAGAGGCTGCTCACCGACGTACTCGGCATCGGGGAGAGGCTGTGGCCGCACGGCGCCGGCGGCGTACGGAGCACGCGTTACGTAGAAAACGAGCTAGTCCCTGCCGGAGATGTGGCACGGGCGCTGACGGCGTTCATGCTCCCCGGAGGATCAGGGGACGCGGCCAGGAACAGGGTCACGGATCTCGCCGCCAAGGTTCACGCGGCCACGGCGGAGGGAGGCTCCTCACACCGTGATCTGCGCCGTCTcgtcgatgatctcgtggaggcgacatgtgctgctgctgctgcagtgACGAAATCAGTTCAGGACTAG